Proteins encoded by one window of Kribbella flavida DSM 17836:
- a CDS encoding sugar kinase: MTDVLTIGEAMASLRSHSALRLGGAVRLSIAGSESNVAIGLSRLGHRAAWIGAVGDDEPGQLVLRTLRAEGVDVSGARVSDTSFTGFIAFDQPAHDVTRVSYHRRGSAGAMVSREDAEVGLERLRPRVVHVTGITPALSPEARAATEYVVQAAAAQGSIVSLDVNFRRRLWSEKEAAACLRPLIPSASIVFASADELGILTDAGADASGGAGVDGDGGAGAAVAAVLEAGPREVVVTAGGEGAWTHSPAGVVHRAARKTVVVDSIGAGDAFVAGYLSGVLDELPVEGRLERAVACGAFCVGVRGDWEGLPTRDELALLGHDPGSALR; encoded by the coding sequence ATGACCGACGTCCTGACGATCGGTGAGGCGATGGCGTCGCTCCGGTCCCACTCCGCGCTGCGGCTCGGCGGCGCGGTGCGGCTGTCGATCGCCGGTTCGGAGAGCAATGTGGCGATCGGACTGTCCCGCCTGGGGCATCGGGCCGCCTGGATCGGGGCTGTCGGCGATGACGAGCCTGGGCAGTTGGTTCTGCGCACGCTCCGCGCCGAGGGGGTTGACGTGAGCGGCGCCAGGGTGAGCGACACGTCGTTCACCGGCTTCATCGCCTTCGACCAGCCGGCGCACGACGTCACCCGGGTGAGCTACCACCGGCGCGGGTCGGCCGGGGCGATGGTGAGCAGGGAGGACGCCGAGGTCGGTCTGGAGCGTCTGCGGCCGCGCGTCGTGCACGTCACCGGGATCACGCCGGCGCTCTCGCCCGAGGCTCGCGCCGCCACCGAGTACGTCGTGCAGGCGGCTGCTGCGCAGGGGTCGATCGTGTCGCTGGACGTGAACTTCCGGCGGCGGCTGTGGTCGGAGAAGGAAGCAGCTGCTTGCCTGCGGCCACTGATTCCGTCGGCGAGCATCGTGTTCGCGTCCGCGGATGAGCTCGGCATCCTCACGGACGCCGGAGCCGACGCGAGTGGCGGTGCCGGGGTCGACGGTGATGGCGGTGCCGGTGCTGCTGTCGCCGCAGTGTTGGAGGCTGGGCCGCGGGAGGTGGTCGTGACGGCCGGCGGGGAGGGTGCTTGGACGCACTCGCCGGCGGGGGTGGTGCATCGAGCTGCGCGGAAGACAGTTGTCGTGGACAGCATCGGTGCGGGTGACGCCTTCGTCGCGGGCTATCTCAGTGGGGTGCTCGACGAACTGCCGGTCGAAGGGCGACTGGAGCGGGCTGTTGCCTGCGGCGCCTTCTGCGTCGGCGTGCGCGGGGACTGGGAAGGCCTGCCGACCCGGGACGAGTTGGCTCTGCTCGGGCACGATCCCGGGTCCGCACTGCGATGA
- a CDS encoding DUF6401 family natural product biosynthesis protein gives MFEAWVGRGRRRVESSLEWLRDALGRAELAAALRIPGVVAQLDQHAAAVRDILALGVPSGRGVDPRVLLAGYGRGLVDQAAELGRPVRRIGRGGWAGAEWLDLRLAAVCLLADEWRGTSPRIGWDDGVVPQS, from the coding sequence ATGTTCGAGGCATGGGTGGGCCGGGGACGCCGGCGGGTGGAGTCGAGTCTGGAGTGGCTGCGGGACGCGCTCGGCCGCGCGGAGCTGGCCGCGGCACTGCGCATTCCGGGGGTCGTCGCCCAGCTGGATCAGCATGCGGCGGCGGTCCGCGACATCCTGGCGCTCGGGGTGCCGTCGGGCCGCGGAGTCGACCCGCGGGTGCTGCTCGCCGGGTACGGGCGCGGTCTGGTGGACCAGGCCGCCGAGCTCGGCCGCCCGGTACGCCGAATCGGCCGGGGCGGGTGGGCCGGCGCGGAGTGGCTGGACCTTCGGCTCGCCGCGGTGTGCCTGCTCGCTGACGAGTGGCGCGGCACGAGCCCCAGGATCGGCTGGGACGACGGAGTGGTTCCGCAATCCTGA
- a CDS encoding mechanosensitive ion channel family protein has translation MVDIEQGLNNAWSAVATFVPKLVMFLLILLIGWIIAKVVSKLVDKVLTRVGFDRVVERGGVKKMMAKSEYDASDIIAKLVYYAVLLITLQVGFGVWGPNPVSALLTDIVAWLPRAAVAIIIVVVAGAIARGVKDLISNALGGLSYGSTLATIASVFIWALGIIAALNQIGVATTVTTPVLITVLATVGGILVVGAGGGLIKPMQQRWERWLDRADTELPAAKAHAEAYQRGREDVSGQPATTAMPSTAGTPSAGSSAPGYSNPNRY, from the coding sequence ATGGTGGATATCGAGCAAGGTCTCAACAACGCGTGGAGCGCGGTAGCGACTTTCGTTCCCAAACTCGTGATGTTCCTGCTGATCCTGCTGATCGGCTGGATCATCGCGAAGGTGGTGTCAAAGCTCGTCGACAAGGTCCTCACCCGGGTCGGCTTCGACCGGGTGGTGGAGCGCGGCGGCGTGAAGAAGATGATGGCCAAGTCGGAGTACGACGCCTCGGACATCATCGCCAAACTGGTGTACTACGCGGTGCTGCTGATTACGCTGCAGGTCGGCTTCGGGGTCTGGGGCCCGAACCCGGTCAGCGCGCTGCTCACCGACATCGTGGCGTGGCTGCCGCGGGCGGCCGTCGCGATCATCATCGTCGTGGTCGCCGGTGCCATCGCCCGGGGCGTGAAGGATCTGATCAGCAACGCGCTGGGCGGCCTGTCCTACGGGAGCACCCTGGCCACGATCGCCTCGGTGTTCATCTGGGCGCTGGGCATCATCGCCGCGCTGAACCAGATCGGTGTCGCCACCACGGTCACCACGCCGGTGCTGATCACCGTGCTGGCCACTGTCGGCGGCATCCTCGTCGTGGGCGCCGGTGGCGGTCTGATCAAACCGATGCAGCAGCGCTGGGAGCGGTGGCTGGACCGCGCCGACACCGAGCTGCCGGCGGCCAAGGCCCACGCCGAGGCGTACCAGCGGGGCCGTGAAGACGTCAGCGGGCAGCCCGCGACCACGGCGATGCCGTCGACCGCGGGGACCCCGTCGGCCGGCTCCAGCGCGCCGGGGTACAGCAACCCGAACCGCTACTGA
- a CDS encoding IclR family transcriptional regulator, which yields MARTIGREAGSGTQSVERALVLLSEFTEAHPQRRVSELVEATGLGQSTVSRLVGALVALGFLAYDKRSGMYVIGPRVVTLAGIALNEMPVHQQARQVAQNLATELDLGANVAERHGAEPFYLCHFEGRSAGRSSTLIGRGGPLHATAMGKALISELPVPERTEILGGELARYTPHTITQPIDLDKTLRQVRERGYATEVEELAFGRACLAAPVRDRTGAIVAALSVSGPLSAMNLAEREQLLATKVIEQADQISSGLGYHAAAAVS from the coding sequence GTGGCGCGAACGATCGGGCGGGAAGCGGGGTCCGGCACGCAGAGTGTCGAGCGGGCGCTGGTGCTGTTGTCGGAGTTCACCGAGGCGCATCCGCAGCGCCGCGTCTCCGAGCTGGTCGAGGCGACCGGCCTCGGGCAGTCCACCGTCTCCCGGCTGGTCGGCGCGCTGGTGGCGCTGGGATTCCTGGCGTACGACAAGCGCAGCGGGATGTACGTGATCGGCCCGCGGGTCGTCACGCTGGCCGGCATCGCGCTGAACGAGATGCCGGTCCACCAGCAGGCCCGCCAGGTCGCCCAGAACCTGGCGACCGAGCTCGACCTGGGCGCCAACGTCGCCGAGCGCCACGGAGCCGAGCCGTTCTACCTGTGCCACTTCGAAGGACGGTCCGCCGGGCGGTCGTCCACGCTGATCGGCCGGGGCGGTCCGCTGCACGCCACCGCCATGGGCAAGGCGCTGATCTCCGAGCTGCCGGTGCCGGAACGGACGGAGATTCTCGGCGGCGAGCTGGCGCGGTACACGCCGCACACCATCACCCAGCCGATCGACCTGGACAAGACGCTGCGGCAGGTGCGGGAGCGTGGTTACGCCACCGAGGTCGAGGAGCTGGCCTTCGGGCGGGCGTGCCTGGCCGCGCCGGTCCGCGACCGGACCGGCGCGATCGTGGCGGCGCTGTCGGTGTCCGGCCCGCTGTCGGCGATGAACCTTGCCGAGCGCGAGCAGCTGCTGGCGACGAAGGTCATCGAGCAGGCGGACCAGATTTCGTCCGGTCTGGGGTATCACGCGGCTGCTGCCGTGAGCTGA
- a CDS encoding SDR family NAD(P)-dependent oxidoreductase, producing the protein MTYPTTRPATWLVTGTSRGLGLELVRQLLERGDNVTATTRSTERLIAGLDGTDTSRLLAVSIDLRDQAAITDAVRQATERFGGLDVVVNNAGYGFLAAVEETTDAEAREMFDVQLFGLWNVLRAVLPGFRAQRGGHVVNVSSVLGLTAVPGWGLYCAGKFAVEGLSEALAGEVAQYGVKVSVVEPGYFRTDFLTTESLALPAATTDGYAAIREMTENHLQLQGSQLGDPVKGAAAIISLAVSGQGPLHQLLGSDAYAYANAKVEALVADLEAGRELAHSTDFSQPRPGGHRPEAQRHAS; encoded by the coding sequence ATGACCTATCCGACCACTCGACCGGCCACCTGGCTCGTCACCGGAACGTCGCGCGGCCTCGGCCTCGAGCTCGTGCGGCAGCTGCTCGAGCGCGGCGACAACGTCACCGCGACCACCCGCTCCACCGAGCGCCTGATCGCGGGCCTCGACGGCACCGACACCTCCCGACTGCTTGCCGTCAGCATCGACCTTCGGGACCAGGCCGCCATCACCGACGCCGTCCGGCAGGCCACCGAACGGTTCGGTGGCCTCGACGTCGTGGTGAACAACGCCGGCTACGGCTTTCTCGCCGCGGTCGAGGAGACCACCGACGCCGAGGCGCGGGAGATGTTCGACGTCCAGCTGTTCGGGCTGTGGAACGTGCTGCGCGCAGTGCTGCCGGGGTTCCGGGCGCAGCGCGGCGGGCACGTCGTCAACGTCTCGTCCGTGCTCGGCCTGACCGCCGTTCCCGGCTGGGGTCTGTACTGCGCCGGCAAGTTCGCGGTCGAGGGGCTGAGCGAGGCGCTCGCCGGCGAGGTCGCGCAGTACGGCGTGAAGGTGTCCGTGGTGGAGCCCGGGTACTTCCGGACCGACTTCCTGACCACCGAATCGCTGGCGCTGCCGGCGGCGACGACCGACGGCTACGCCGCGATCCGCGAGATGACCGAGAACCACCTGCAGCTGCAGGGCAGCCAGCTCGGCGACCCGGTGAAGGGGGCCGCCGCGATCATCTCCCTCGCCGTGTCCGGCCAGGGCCCGCTGCACCAGCTGCTGGGGTCGGACGCCTACGCGTACGCCAACGCCAAGGTCGAGGCGCTCGTGGCCGACCTCGAGGCCGGCCGCGAGCTTGCCCACAGCACCGACTTCTCCCAGCCCCGGCCCGGCGGCCACCGGCCGGAGGCGCAGCGCCACGCATCGTGA